The Candidatus Cloacimonadota bacterium nucleotide sequence GCTTTATAAAGGAATAGCTTTTGTTGCTTTGTTTCTGGCATTAAAAGTTTCATTATTGATGTGGCTGGCTCTGATTCTGCTTTTCCCTATACAGCATCTGATTCGGAAAAGATGGGTAATACCACGCAGAGGGATAGTTAAACAAAGATATTATAGCAATCGCCCAAAATATACTACCATGATCATCATCGTTGGCTATCTCTATCTTATGCTTATCACTTTACACTTATTTAGCACCAGAATATCGGAAACTATGGTGAAAGTAATGATTTTCTCATTGTATTTGCTGCTGTTTGTCAATTGGCTAGTTATATCTTACCTAGAGTGGGATAAGAAAAGCTTGTATCCAATTTTAGATCGAATAGTCATTCTATTTTTGCTCATCGCTCTGTGGTACATAAAATTCGAATTTTCTGCTTTTCTGCTACTAATCTGCATCTATGGTATTTTTAATATCATTGCGGGAACATGGCAGTTCATCAGTTTCATCAAAAACAATCCGGTACAAGCTCATGAAGGATAACATCACTTTAGAGATTGAAGAAATAGACCGTATGATTCATGAACCTGCTAGGCTCAGGATCATGATATATTTGTCTCTGATTCAAGAAGCTGATTTTACAAATCTTCTTTACAACACAAAACTCAGTCGTGGAAACCTTTCTGCCCAGTTACAGAAACTTGAAGCTGTAGGCTATATCGATATCAATAAAAAGTTCATTAAACGCATTCCCCGTACTCTGGTATCGATTACCGATGCCGGAGTCAAAGCCCTACGGAAATACAAAGAGAATCTCAATCGG carries:
- a CDS encoding transcriptional regulator, whose product is MKDNITLEIEEIDRMIHEPARLRIMIYLSLIQEADFTNLLYNTKLSRGNLSAQLQKLEAVGYIDINKKFIKRIPRTLVSITDAGVKALRKYKENLNRILSSDNQESSE